The window TTATTGGGGAAGATCTCCGGGTAGCCGGTGTGCAGGAAATACTGCTCAACGCCAAAATCCTGAATACCCCAGCCGGCACCCCATATATCAGGCTTGTAAGGCATGCCATAGGGCGTTTCTTTTTCCTGGGCATCTACTTTGGCCTTATGGTTTTTAATGGCTGCCGTAATGGTATTGCGGTACTTCTTGTTGTTAATCAGCGGCAGGGTGCGGCCTACCATCCAGCCGGTTCTGTCAATATGTTCGCTGATTTGCGGAGCATTGCGCAGCAGAAAATCAGAGTACTTTTTATCTCTGGTAGAGATCAGCAGTTCTGCAGCTGCATGCACGCGCTGCAGCGGATCCTTCTCCTTGGTTCTGTTCCAGAGCTCTTCTGCAACGCGCAGCGTTTCCTTTGCCAGCTCATCATTATATCCTTTCAGCGAGCGCGAGGCAGCCGCCAGGCAGGCAGCAACCATCAGCTCACGGCGGGGGTTGTCTTCGGTAAACACCCAGCGGTCGTCAGGAGCACCCTCAAAGCCAATTTCCGGAACAGGATTAGGCGCAGCAGAAGCTTCAAATACCTTGTTGTCGGTTTGTGTGGCAGCATCGCCCAGGAGGGTATACTGGCGTAAATCAGGCTCAATAATACCTCGGTACAGGCGGCCAAGCGCATTATAGCCTGCTACAATGGTAAGGGCGCCATGCTCTATCTGCTGCAGTATATCATTTTTACCATCGGGACGGTGCAGCTCGGCTACATTTTTCTCCTGGTCAATTGTTGTGTTGTCGTAATTGACACCAAATTCTTCAAAAGCCAGTGCAAGTATGCGAATCTCATCGGCCTGCGATTCAACACGCATATCGTAGTCGCCGGCATCGTGCCAGCCGCCTACTGCCAGACCCGGCACGTGCTGTCCTCCCTCATAGTTGGTAAGGGTGCCGGGGCCCTGCAGATAGCCATCGAAGTGGTTGGTGTTGGTGGGAGCCATGCGGGCATCATCCATATGGCAGAGGCCATGCCATACCTTATAGCGGTCGTTTACACGCATGTGGCACATCTGTACGGGCAGAAAGGTTTCCAGTACCGGCTGCCATACATGGCGCTGATATATCTCTTCACTGATCTGAAAGGGGTTGGTTTCGAAATCACCATACTTGATGATGTACATGCCCGGCTTCTCTACGCCGGTAAAGTCGAACTGGTAGTAGTGATAGCGCAGAAAATTGCCCCAGTCCTTAGGGGTTACTTCCTGTACCTGCTCCAGGCCGCCAGTTTCCTTTACCCGGAACAGGGTTACAGGCAGCTTTCTGTTATCGCTTCTGTCGGTTTCGATTACCGCTACTTTTTGCTGTTTTGGGTGATAACCTACCTGCGATACCTGCACAACAGGCTCGTATTGCCAGCCTGGAATGGCATTGGGGGACACGAGCCATTCAATAGCGCCTTTTGTAGCGCCTGCAGGTACCAGCGAGCGTACTACAAACCAGCCGTTGTTGTGCTGGGCACGGCCGTCGATGAGCTGCAGTTCATTGTCTTTCAGGTTCCGGATGGTCATGGTCTGGCGCTCATCCTCCGGAACTACTACCAGGGTATTGCCTGTGGCCATGGGTTCCGTCTGATACTCATTTTGCTTGTCATACGCACCGGGCCCGTTTAGCTGGCGGGGGAAGATCCCGAACTCATTATCCATATAATAGCTCTTTCCGAACAGAATGCCAGGGAAAAGCTCAAAGTTAAAGCCCACTCTGCCAATCCACTCGGCAGGCAGGGGCTGGTCCAGGTCTACGATGATGCGGAAAGACTTACCCTCCGGCACCACCCGCAGGTTATAGGCAAAATCCAGGTCGGGATAAATGATCGGGTTAAATCCCTTCCTGTTTTTATCCGGATCCGGATATGCCATGCGTACACTGATCTCGCCGGTAGAGCGGTCAATCACACGCTTTCCAACTTTAGGTACGGGCTGCCATTGTCCGGGAGTGGGTTCCAGGCGTATGTCGCCATTGGTAGCCACACGCAATCCGTTCTGGATAATGCCAACGCCACCCTGGTGACTCTCAGGGTAAAAGTCGTGGGCCAGCATTACGTTCAGGCCGGTCATTTCCAGGTACTCCTGTTCGTTGAGTGTGAGCTTTTGCTGCTGGTTTTGCGTCTGGGCATGTACAGCTAAGCCAAAATGGCTTATTACTGCACAGCTCATGAGCCATAGCATGCGTTTGTAATTTACTTTTTTCATTGGTTGGTTTGGTTTAGGTTGTATAGCAGTACATTTTTTGAGGATCTGTACCCCCGGGCTCCTGATGATGCATTGTCTCGTAACAAGACTATTTTTGAAAATGGATTTGTGACTAAAAAGCAGGAGAATAAAATCTTGCCATCTAATATATTAAAAATTCACTTTCTGAAAGCCCTGTTTTGCTGTTGTTTTTAAAATTCCTGCAGTAACCTCATTGCCCTTCCCTCCATTACCATACTATATTTTGGTTTTCAGGCTTAAGGTGCACCAGCAGATATGAATGCAGCATAAAAAAAGGCTACCGTTGCGGGTAGCCTTTTGCTCAAGCTTAATTAAGTATGTTTCAGGCTTTAACCTCGCTTATTTATTGAAGGTGTTTTGCAGGAACCAGTGCAGCGCAGGAATATCGATAAAAAGCAGCGCTACCAGCAGGGCGCCCAGCAGCATCACATATACCCTGAAATATTTTCTTCTGTAAAGTTTTTCTGGTTTCTGGGCTACAGAATCTTTCTGCAGGCCTATTTTAAGATACCAGGCAAACAGCAGGGCAAAGAACGGAAAGCTTATCAGCAGCTCAATTCTGTTTTTGATCAGGAATATTCCCAGAAAGAAAGCAGAGGTCAGTGCATAAAATACTGAAGAGATCAGCAGGCTATGCTCAGTATAGAACTGGAATGACTTTCTGTAGAGACCTGCCACTTTTGCATCGTTAATAAAGCGATATTCTGCAAATCGCTTGATACCCATCAGGAAAGCACCACCCATCCAGTAGGCTACTATAATACTTAATGGAGGGAAAACCAAAGGCACAAAAATATACCAGCCCAGTGCCAGGCGAATAGGGTTGTTGATAGATTCAGACAAAACATCAATAAAAGGTCTGTCTTTAGATCTTAAAGGCCTTACATTATAAATGATACCCATTACCAGCAACAGCACCTCCAGCAGGAAGAAAGGCATTGAAATGTACCAGGCGAGGGCCAGGCCCAGGGTTGCCAGGAAAAGGTACTCCAGGTAAATGTAGGGAGCATATAGATTTTTTGTAACCGAAGGCCTTGCTTTCTTTACCGGGTGGAATTTGTCGAATTCAGCATCCAGCCATTCGTTAATTACATAGTTGGCAGAAGCAATAAGGCAGGTGCTGACAACGCCTACCACGATAGCTACAATCAATTCTACAGACCAAATGACATCAAAATACAGGATGGCAAATAGCATGCCTGGTATCATAAAAATATTCTTAAACCAGTGGTCAGGCCTGGCAAGCGCAATGTAATCTTTCAGGGAGGAGTTATCCTTGGGAATGGCAACTGTCTCTGCAGGAGTTTTGGGGAAATTCTGATCCATAATTGTGCAAGCTTTGAAAAATGATTTTGATTAATTCTTGTTTTTGTTTACTGTCTTTGATAAAGCTCTATAAAAATCTGACTTCTTATCTTCGTTCGATAAAATGTAGTACTGCATGCCTATCTGGCGGGCACATTCACCGTCCAGTTCATCGCGATCGCCAATGAATAAGCACTTTTCCACAGGTAAGTTAAAATTTTTCAAAATATAATTCAAGCCGCCTGGGTTTGGCTTCAGGGAGTCGACATCCTGATCGGTAGAGGACACAACCATATCCGCTTCCAGACCCATTGCCTGAAGCTTATCTACGGCAGGATAGTCTGAATAGATGGCAATTTTTATATTTTTTTGTTTAAGTGCTTTAAAAAAGTCCCTTACACCGGTAAAGCTGCAATCATGCAGGTACTGCAGGGGAGCCTGGTACATCCACTTTTCAATTACCTTCTTTACGTTTTCTGCGGGGGCTTTTATCTTTTTTGCGCACAGTTCATACTGCGCACTTTCTATATTCTTAACAGGGTTAAAGTTCATCAGTTCCCTTTCCTTCCTGAAAACCCTTATGATCTGTAAATCATAAGCATTCCAGGGCCTGAACATATAATGGCCTATGAGGGTACGTCCCATTTTTTTACGCAGCTTGGACTGATCATACAAGGTGCCGTCAACATCAAAAATTACCAGCTCAACATTATTCCAGTTAATGTTCATGAATGCACTCAGTTGTTGTTTATAATGTTTTGCAGAACTCCGCTTTGGCCCATAGTTTTTAGTCTTTTCCGGGTGTAGGTATCTGCATTTGGATTGTTAATTCTAAAACCACCCCGCAACTCGCCGGTACGGAGCTCCAGTCCTTCTACAATAAAAGGAGCACAGGGCAGGGGAGCATCCCAGCATTGTGCGCTTGAATTCGGTACCCATATTTTGATACCCTTATGATCTACTTCGGTAAAACCCTGATGGGTTACAGTGGCCGGGTAGAGCAGGTAATTTCCGGGGTAGTTCTTGTACCACCAGGCAACATTGTAAAATGGTTTGGAGAAGAACAGCAGCAAAAACACGGCTAACATGGGCATGGTATAGGCAGGAAAACGCTTCATGAGCCTGTACAGCAGGTAGCCTATGCACAGAAGGTACAGGCCTACCGTAAAGCCCATGCCATACCGAAAGTGGGGTGCGGTAAAAAACCAGAAGAAAATTCCTGCATAAATGGTAAGCAGCAGCACCAGCACGCCAGTGGTTTGCAGCGTAATTCTTTCTTTCCTAAGCCTGATTACTAGGGCTACGGGTATAACAGCAGTCAGTAAAATAATCAGCATTACAATGATTCTTTCACTGGTGTTTAGCTCCCAGAACCAATAGGGGAGCCATTCTGCAATTGAAAGGCGATCAACATCGGTAAAGAGCATACGCCTGATCTTGGCGAAAGACCTGGTTTCTGTCAGCTCCACTTTTACCAGCTGCTCCGGAATTTTCCAGTCTACCGAAAGTACATCCAGCTCGCAAAAAGGGTAAATCAGGTAGCCAGAGAGCACTGCGCTTCTGGACATCCAGGGGATAACCAGTAAGAGTACAAAGCCAACTATGGGTAGCAGCGCTTTATAATGATGCTGTTTCAGCTGGAGGTAGAGCAGGTAAAATGATAAGAGTGCAATAGGGGCGGCAGATAGTTTTATGATTACGGCAAATACCGAAAAAATCAGGATCAGCATATATTTCACATCAAATACCTGCAGCCGGTCCTGCTCAATTTTTTGCAGGAATAGAATGAAAACCACCCATGTGATGTAAGGAATAACCAGATCCGGAGACGGGGATACGATAAATGAAAAGAGTAAATGCAGGGGAGCGATGGTTACTACTTTAAAAACATCGCTAAAGGCATAGTTTCCTTTTAGAATATTGCGCAGACCTTCCAGGGCAAACAATACCACTACTACAAAAAGCAGCCCGTTGAGATCATTGAAGGGGAGGCCCAGAAAAGAAAAGCTGAAAAGGGCAGAAAGCACATGCCAGCCGGAATTAAAAGAAAACTTAAGGTGAAGGTTTCCCAGTCCGGTAATAGCCGGATAGCTTTCGATCCATTTAATGGTTTGCTGGTAGTACAGACCATCGTCGAACTTTGCCTGTGGAGATGCTGATAAAGCCAGGCTCATGCCGATGGCAGCAAAAAGAATTATATAATTGAAAACGGATGCCTGCTGGATAGCTCTTTTGTAAGCGCGCAAATTCTTACCTATAGCCCCGGACTTGTTAAACACATAGAGCATGGCCAGAACAAGAACCAGGATATTCGCCACCAGGCCCACCTTCATAATAAATGCCAGGCAGGTGGTAATAGCTGTCAGAATAGCAAAGCCACTGATTACATAAAGGGAAAAATGAATTCTGTCTTTTTCTCCTGTGATAAACCCTAAAAAAGTAATGAGTGCATGCCCGTATATATAGGAAATAATCAGGGCATACAACCAAGCTAGAAGCACTAACAGCATAAAAAATTAAAGGAAGTACAGTTAAAAATTGCTAAAAGCAAAGCTTGTATTCATGCAAATATAAAGGAATAATTAGAAAGACTAATGCAAAGTTTAACTTAATGTATAAATAATGCAATATATTCTATTTCTGTAATTTGTTATTTAATTTATGGATTTCAGCGCTGCAATGTTCAGCAGTAATAATCGGTGTATATTTTTTCTGTGCAGCATAAACAAGTACTATCACAAGCTTATTTTTCTCTTGGTCATAACAACAGCGATTTTTTAAAAAAAATACCAATAACGTGAGCTATGCTTTAATCAACTGCTATCAAGCAGAAAAAGAGCATCAGCAAGGGTATATGTATAATGATTGATTACAGCTCAACAATAGCTTTAAACGAAAGATGGTGTTGCGGGTTTAGCGAAAGTGGCATTTATTAAAAAGTTTTATTGTAGCCGGCTGTTAGCCATGGCAGTTACCGCTAACACAGCCACAGATACAGGATCGGCGGCATGCACACGGGGGCTAACCCTCTTGCTATAGTAATGTAGAGATCGATACCAATCCGCACGGGCTTTTATCACCCCTGTTCCAGCCCGTATGTAAAAAAAAGCTGTGAGGATAGTGGGGCAGATTGGGTCGTTAGGGGTCCTGTAAAGGATAAGTCTTAAGATAAACTTCAACACCTGCAGGCTTTTCTCAGTCTCGGTTTCTGACCATCTGATATGATATGATAAGAAGAGATTTTTTAACTAAGAGCTTACTGACAGGCGGTGCAATCGTTTCAGGGGCGTTTGGTGTGGCAGAAAAGTCTGTAGTTGTTCCTGTGCAAAAGCCGGCAGGCCTTGATAAAAATAAATTCAACCTGACCTATGCACCCCATTTTGGGATGTTTGAAAATCTGGCTGGAAAAGACCTGATGGACCAGCTGACATTTATGGCAGAGCATGGATTTATGGCGCTGGAGGATAACCACCTGATGAAAAAAGAGGTGTCTGTGCAGGAAAAGATTGGCAACAGACTGGCAAATCTGGGAATGCAGATGGGTGTTTTTGTGATCGATGCAGGTGATAACTGGAAGCCATCCTTAAGCACAGGCAAAAAAGAATACCTTGACAATTTTACAGCCACCTGTAAGAAAGCGGTGGAGGCTGCAAAGCGGGTAAATGGAAAGTGGATAACCGTAGTGCCCGGATATTACGAACGAAAGCTCCCCATGGGTATCCAGACCTCCAATGTGCTGGAGGCCCTGCGTCGTGGAGCCGAAATCTTTGAGCCACATGGACTGGTAATGGTGCTGGAACCCCTTAGTGATACCCCGGACCTTTTCCTGCGGAATTCGGACCAGACTTATATGATATGCAAGGCTGTTGACAGCCCCTCCTGTAAGCTGCTGTATGATGTTTACCACATGCAGCGAAACGAAGGTAATATCCTTAGCCAGATGGAGTTGACCTGGGATGAAATTGCCTACATACAAATAGGAGATAACCCCGGCCGTAATGAACCAACCACCGGAGAAATTAACTACAAAAATGTGTTCAGCTACATTTATAAAAAAGGCTATAAAGGTGTGCTGGGCATGGAGCATGGCGTTGCCGGGGCAGGAGGAGAAGGCGAATCGGCATTGATAAATGCCTATAAGCAGGTAGATGATTTTCTGGTATAGAAAGTTTCTGATCTGCCAGGCCTGCCGGGGCAGCACAAAAATCCGATTAAGATGGAAAAAGAATTTATAGGCATTGAAATAGGCGGTACTAAACTGCAGGTGGTAACCGGAGATGGTTCAGGCATGATCCATGAACGGCTTCGGTATGCTATTGTAAAGGAGAATGGTGCGGAAGGCATAAAAAAACAAATTGATGAAGCCCTGAACATTTTACAGTCCAGAATTCGACCCCTGGCTGTAGGCATCGGGTTTGGTGGCCCTGTTAACCGGGAGACTGGTAAAATCAGCCTTTCTTTTCATATAGAAGGCTGGGCAGATTTTGATCTGGTGCACTGGCTGCATGCCAGGGTAAAGGTTCCTGTTTTTATTGAGAATGATGGAAATGTTGCTGCCCTGGGCGAAGCAAAGCATGGAGCAGGCAGAGATTACAGAGATGTTTTTTATATCACATTAGGGAGTGGCGTGGGTGGTGGCCTTGTGAATAAGGGACGGATTTACCATGGTGCTTTCCCTGGTGAAGCAGAAATCGGACATGTTCGACTAGACCGGCTGGGAAGCACGATGGAAACTAACTGTTCAGGCTGGTCGGTAGACAGGAAGATCCGGGAAGCAATTACAGGCGGGACGGATAGTCTGCTGGGGCAGCTGGCCAAAGATGCAGGTAGAGCTGAGGCAAGGTATTTAGGGCCTGCTCTGGAGCAGGGAGATTCCCTGGCAAAGCAGATCCTGCAGGAAACAGGAGCGGATATTGCTTTTGGCCTTTCTCATGTAGTTCATTTATTTCATCCGGAAATCATTATTCTTGGTGGGGGACTTTCGCTCATTGGAGAGCCATTACGGGCTGTTGTTGAAGCTGAACTCCGGCCTTACCTGATGGAGGCCTTTTTACCCGGCCCACAAGTTGTTTTGTCGCACCTAAAGGAAGATGCTGTGCCTGCCGGGGCTTTAGCACTGGCCTCCCAGATGCATACCCAGCTGGCTGATACAGCTGATCATCGGATAGCTGATGCTGCTTTTTAGCGAATGCTGAGCATCACTACATTAGCAATGCTGCTCTTTCGGAATGCTTGTATTCCTTTCAGCACTTTAGTACTTGTTAAACCATTAGTTTTTACCTGAAGTGAAAACTGCCAAATTAAAAGATAAAGGCTACACACCTTTAAATCATATCTATATGAATCATTATGTTTCTGAATACCTCACCCAGCAAAAGGCTGCATTAGATTCAATCCCTGTAGAAGAGGTGTCCAGGCTGATTGAAAAGTTCAGGCAGGCCCTGGAAGAAAACAGCCAGATCTTTGTGATTGGCAATGGTGGTAGTGCAGCTAATGCCTCCCATTTTATAACAGACCTGGGTAAAGGAGCCTCTGATAAAACCATGAAGCGCTTCCGTTGCCTGTCGTTAAATGATAACATCAGCTGGATTACTGCCCTCGGCAATGACTATGCCTATGAAGATGTTTTTGTGCGGCAGTTAATGAATTTTGCTAAACCCGGAGATTTAGTCCTGGCGATGAGTGTGAGCGGAAACTCACCAAACCTGGTGAAGGCTGTAGAATGGGCAAAGCATAACAATGTTTATACGGTTTCACTGGTAGGTGCCAGAAAGGGCCGCCTGGCAGAAATTTCTGACCACACCATTGTTATCGATTCTACTCATTACGGCAGAGTGGAAGATGCTCATATGGGCATTTGCCATATTCTGTGCTATGCATTCATGGAGAATCCTGATGAGCTCCATCCGGCGTAGCAAATACTATTTTAAAGCTTAGGACGCCTGTGGAGACCTGGTAAATGTTTTTCCTGACAGGTTGAAGCTTTTAAGAGCAGCTTTGAGGAATGTAATACTGGAGGCCATATACCCATTGAGCAGGAAATATTGCTATACGTCAATGCACCCACCAGTAGAAGCCTGTGACCAAAGGATACTAACTCTAAATTTATTTATGCTATATAATTATAGTTAAGGTTTTAAATACTTTCTGCTATGGATACCCTACAATTGCCTGCCCTGGATGATTACAGACTTATCAGCGAAGCACAAAAAAAGGAGTTTCGGAGTAATGGGCATACCCTGACTCCCAACCTGCTTAATCCTGAAGAGGCAGCACTCTACAGAGATGTTATATTAGAAGCTGCAACTAAGTACAATACTGAAAAGCGCAGGCTGGAAGAAAGGGATACTTATGGTAAAGCCTTTTTGCAGATCATGGACCTGTACAAAATGGATGATAAGGTTAGAAAGTTTACACTGGCCAAACGTTTTGCAAAGGTTGCAGCAGAATTGCTGGGGGTGAAAAATGTACGTATTTATCATGACCAGGCCCTATATAAAGAACCGGGCGGAGGCATTACGCCATGGCACCAGGATCAGTATTACTGGCCCCTGGATACAAATAACACCATTACTATGTGGATGCCCCTGATCGATATTTCAGAAGAGATGGGAATGTTAACTTTTGCGTCAGGCTCTCATCTGGATGGCTTTGTTGAGAATCTGGAGATTTCTGATGAATCGGAGCAAATCTTGCAGAACTATGTAAAATCTAGAGGGTTTGATATTGTTCGCCCTAAATCCATGAAGGCAGGGGATGCCACTTGGCACTACGGCTGGACCCTTCATTCTGCACCGGGTAACCAATCCAAAGAAACCACCAGAGAAGTGATGACAGTCATTTATTTTGCCGATGGTGCACGTGTTACCGAACCACAGAATAAGTGGCAGGAAAACGACAGACTTACGCATTTGTGTGGAACAGAAGTAGGAAAACTTGCCGCTTCCAAGGCAAATCCGCTGGTATTGTAACGCTAAACTGATTACAGTTTTGTAGGGCTGCCATTGAGGATGTTAAAGGAGCTTTTTTATTGAGGAGCATAAAGGCTATGTCCATAAGTACAGCGCAATAAGCTGTAGCATTACGCCAGCATAAAGCCTGGCCTTAATTTTTTATTTAAAAACTATCATGATGAAATATACTGCACAGTGGCTGTTTTGCCTGATGCTGCTTTTAGCCTTTGATGGCTATGCCCAGCAGCAGAAAAAAGCCGGTATGCCTCCGATTATTCCTATTGGATTGGATGCTTACCGGATGTGGGACCAATTACCAATGCAAAGAATTGGTGTGCGTGCTTATATGCGGAGTACCTACGATCGTGAGGGAGGTAACCAGTCTGCAGATGCCAGTCACTATCTTTTTGCCAATGAAGAAGATCACAATGTTTCACTGGATGTAAAGGGTCGTGGGGTATTTTACTTCTTCCGGGCCAATCACTGGCATGGCAGTCCCTGGCATTTCATTGTGGATGGACGGGATTATGTTGTAAAGGAAACAGGCACAGATGATCCCGTACATGCTAAGAAAACTTTAAAGAAAACAAACTACATTCCCGAAAAGCCCTTTCCCGAACCCCTGGCCTGGACCTGGAGTACTACCAAAGGGGCAAACCTGATCTGGACACCCATGCCGTTTGAGGAGTCGTTCCGGATCGCGTATTCGCGCACCCGCTATGGAACGGGCTACTACATTTATCATTTGTATGCTAATGAGGAAAACCTCTCCCAGCCCATTCAGTCATGGAACGCAGGTATGGTACCAGCACAGGAGGTGGTGGAGCTGATAAGCCGTGCAGGAACAGATATTGCTCCGATGAACATCAGGAAAAAGACAGGCAAACTGAAGCTGAATAAAGAAAGGTTGCAGCTTGCCGCTATTAAATCACAACCGGCCGCTGTAAGGGCAATAAAATTTACCATTCCTCTTGATAAAGCTGAAGAACTGGAGCGTATGCGCCTGCAGGTAACCTGGGATAATGCTGAGCAGCCTTCCATAGATGCACCTTTGTGTCTTTTTTTTGGTGCCGGCACCTTTTATAACCGCGAAGAACGTGAGTATCTGGTAAAAGGCTTTCCAATTAACATCCGCTACGATTACGCAAATAATAAAGTAGAGCTGGCCTGCTATTATCCCATGCCTTTTTTCAAATCTGCGCTGTTCGAGCTGACAGGCATCAATCCGGGTGATACGGAAATCTCTTACGAAATCAGGTATGAGCCCTATAAATCTGAAGCTGACTATAGCAGTTACTTTCATGCCACCTACCGTGATATGCCAGCGCCAGAACTCGGTAAGGACCT of the Flammeovirgaceae bacterium 311 genome contains:
- a CDS encoding glycoside hydrolase, whose amino-acid sequence is MKKVNYKRMLWLMSCAVISHFGLAVHAQTQNQQQKLTLNEQEYLEMTGLNVMLAHDFYPESHQGGVGIIQNGLRVATNGDIRLEPTPGQWQPVPKVGKRVIDRSTGEISVRMAYPDPDKNRKGFNPIIYPDLDFAYNLRVVPEGKSFRIIVDLDQPLPAEWIGRVGFNFELFPGILFGKSYYMDNEFGIFPRQLNGPGAYDKQNEYQTEPMATGNTLVVVPEDERQTMTIRNLKDNELQLIDGRAQHNNGWFVVRSLVPAGATKGAIEWLVSPNAIPGWQYEPVVQVSQVGYHPKQQKVAVIETDRSDNRKLPVTLFRVKETGGLEQVQEVTPKDWGNFLRYHYYQFDFTGVEKPGMYIIKYGDFETNPFQISEEIYQRHVWQPVLETFLPVQMCHMRVNDRYKVWHGLCHMDDARMAPTNTNHFDGYLQGPGTLTNYEGGQHVPGLAVGGWHDAGDYDMRVESQADEIRILALAFEEFGVNYDNTTIDQEKNVAELHRPDGKNDILQQIEHGALTIVAGYNALGRLYRGIIEPDLRQYTLLGDAATQTDNKVFEASAAPNPVPEIGFEGAPDDRWVFTEDNPRRELMVAACLAAASRSLKGYNDELAKETLRVAEELWNRTKEKDPLQRVHAAAELLISTRDKKYSDFLLRNAPQISEHIDRTGWMVGRTLPLINNKKYRNTITAAIKNHKAKVDAQEKETPYGMPYKPDIWGAGWGIQDFGVEQYFLHTGYPEIFPNNYMLHALNFVLGVHPGSNTSSFASGVGSKSLTVAYGTNRDEWSYIPGGVGSGTALIRPDFPELLEWPYLWQQTEYVLGGGSSNYMFLVLAADHLLNQQAQQQPQQKTGK
- a CDS encoding UbiA prenyltransferase (COG0382 4-hydroxybenzoate polyprenyltransferase and related prenyltransferases), translated to MDQNFPKTPAETVAIPKDNSSLKDYIALARPDHWFKNIFMIPGMLFAILYFDVIWSVELIVAIVVGVVSTCLIASANYVINEWLDAEFDKFHPVKKARPSVTKNLYAPYIYLEYLFLATLGLALAWYISMPFFLLEVLLLVMGIIYNVRPLRSKDRPFIDVLSESINNPIRLALGWYIFVPLVFPPLSIIVAYWMGGAFLMGIKRFAEYRFINDAKVAGLYRKSFQFYTEHSLLISSVFYALTSAFFLGIFLIKNRIELLISFPFFALLFAWYLKIGLQKDSVAQKPEKLYRRKYFRVYVMLLGALLVALLFIDIPALHWFLQNTFNK
- a CDS encoding haloacid dehalogenase domain-containing protein hydrolase (COG1011 Predicted hydrolase (HAD superfamily)); the encoded protein is MNINWNNVELVIFDVDGTLYDQSKLRKKMGRTLIGHYMFRPWNAYDLQIIRVFRKERELMNFNPVKNIESAQYELCAKKIKAPAENVKKVIEKWMYQAPLQYLHDCSFTGVRDFFKALKQKNIKIAIYSDYPAVDKLQAMGLEADMVVSSTDQDVDSLKPNPGGLNYILKNFNLPVEKCLFIGDRDELDGECARQIGMQYYILSNEDKKSDFYRALSKTVNKNKN
- a CDS encoding hydroxypyruvate isomerase (COG3622 Hydroxypyruvate isomerase), which translates into the protein MIRRDFLTKSLLTGGAIVSGAFGVAEKSVVVPVQKPAGLDKNKFNLTYAPHFGMFENLAGKDLMDQLTFMAEHGFMALEDNHLMKKEVSVQEKIGNRLANLGMQMGVFVIDAGDNWKPSLSTGKKEYLDNFTATCKKAVEAAKRVNGKWITVVPGYYERKLPMGIQTSNVLEALRRGAEIFEPHGLVMVLEPLSDTPDLFLRNSDQTYMICKAVDSPSCKLLYDVYHMQRNEGNILSQMELTWDEIAYIQIGDNPGRNEPTTGEINYKNVFSYIYKKGYKGVLGMEHGVAGAGGEGESALINAYKQVDDFLV
- a CDS encoding glucokinase (COG1940 Transcriptional regulator/sugar kinase), with the protein product MEKEFIGIEIGGTKLQVVTGDGSGMIHERLRYAIVKENGAEGIKKQIDEALNILQSRIRPLAVGIGFGGPVNRETGKISLSFHIEGWADFDLVHWLHARVKVPVFIENDGNVAALGEAKHGAGRDYRDVFYITLGSGVGGGLVNKGRIYHGAFPGEAEIGHVRLDRLGSTMETNCSGWSVDRKIREAITGGTDSLLGQLAKDAGRAEARYLGPALEQGDSLAKQILQETGADIAFGLSHVVHLFHPEIIILGGGLSLIGEPLRAVVEAELRPYLMEAFLPGPQVVLSHLKEDAVPAGALALASQMHTQLADTADHRIADAAF
- a CDS encoding phosphoheptose isomerase (COG0279 Phosphoheptose isomerase), which codes for MKTAKLKDKGYTPLNHIYMNHYVSEYLTQQKAALDSIPVEEVSRLIEKFRQALEENSQIFVIGNGGSAANASHFITDLGKGASDKTMKRFRCLSLNDNISWITALGNDYAYEDVFVRQLMNFAKPGDLVLAMSVSGNSPNLVKAVEWAKHNNVYTVSLVGARKGRLAEISDHTIVIDSTHYGRVEDAHMGICHILCYAFMENPDELHPA
- a CDS encoding phytanoyl-CoA dioxygenase (COG5285 Protein involved in biosynthesis of mitomycin antibiotics/polyketide fumonisin), whose product is MDTLQLPALDDYRLISEAQKKEFRSNGHTLTPNLLNPEEAALYRDVILEAATKYNTEKRRLEERDTYGKAFLQIMDLYKMDDKVRKFTLAKRFAKVAAELLGVKNVRIYHDQALYKEPGGGITPWHQDQYYWPLDTNNTITMWMPLIDISEEMGMLTFASGSHLDGFVENLEISDESEQILQNYVKSRGFDIVRPKSMKAGDATWHYGWTLHSAPGNQSKETTREVMTVIYFADGARVTEPQNKWQENDRLTHLCGTEVGKLAASKANPLVL